The sequence below is a genomic window from Phoenix dactylifera cultivar Barhee BC4 chromosome 16, palm_55x_up_171113_PBpolish2nd_filt_p, whole genome shotgun sequence.
GAGTCGACCTGCGTgcagtgggagtcgactccggtcaaagacgagtcgactccttaggTGGCACAGAGCAAAGAGAGAGAGCAGCCGAAATAAGGGAAGCCTAAGTGTCGACCTCACCGAGTTTTGAGTCGACCTCCTTgcagtgggagtcgactccggtgacggacgagtcgactccttaggTGGCACAGAGCAAAGACAGAGAGCAGCCGAAATAAGCGAAGCCTAAGTGTCGACCTCACCGAGTTTTGAGTCGACCTCCTTgcagtgggagtcgactccggtgaaaagcgagtcgactccttagcTGGCACAGAGCAAAGACAGAGAGCAGCCAAAATAAGCGAAGCCTAAGTGTCGACCTCACGGAGTTCTGAGTCAACCCCTGGgcagttcgagtcgaccccagtgaaaggcgAGTCGCCCCGTTAAGTGGGACAGAACAAAGACAGAGAGTGGACCTTAGCTCAGCCAAGCCTAAGAGTCGACCTCTTTTCCTACCGAGTCGACATCGGGAcggatcgagtcgactccaatattttcggagtcgactcgttaagAGTCTCAGATTAGGCAAAGTCGAAGGAAAGCCGGGAAACGGGATTTTAGGTGACAATATAAATTTTTCCACgccatattcaactattgtaatTGTCAGAGCTGACGTCGAATGCTATGCCAACTGTTGATTAACTGTGTATCATTACGTGTTTGTAACAATTTTTTAACTGCATTCCGGTTTGAAGTAACTGAATTAAAATCtaacaaaaaataaacatatacAATTCAGTTTGCACTTCATTAACATCAATACAAGAGTTTTGTTCTTAATATGCTGTGACTAACATGAAAATACATTGCAGGTATCTCGATACATTCTTCATAATGTCCATATTCTTTACTTGATGACCTCATTACAAGTCCTTCTATTGTGCCCAACCTTCCCGCATCGTCCACATCTCATTTCACGTACTGACTCCACTTGCGAaggtcttctcttttttttaggcCTGCCAGGACGTGTCTTTCTTATAGGGGGTAGAATGTGAATCTCTTCAGAGGCACTTTGGGGTTTCTACATGTCAGGAATTGGACTGATTGCTTCGGCATATGTTACTCTATACAATTCAGCTTGGAAGCAATTGTCGGTGAATTGGTATAGTGATCTGCCGTCCTTCTCGATGCATGCACAAGCACGCTTACATGGCATGCGGAAGATTCGCCACTCGCCACAAGAGCAGCTACACATATGCAGGTCAACTTTGCATGAGTAGTTGGTATCCTTTACATCATATATCATTATGTTGGACGTAAATACAGCTAATCTCCGACCATCTTCTGCATTTTTTTGCAACACTTTCTCCGCATCAGGACAAAGTTGAGATTGAATGCTATATCCTCGATTACAGCGTTCATGCATCATCTGCATTATTTGGATCCTTATATGGTCAACCATCTGAGGCACAGGGAGATGACGAGCCTCCAGGACCCAACTATTAAAAGACTCTGCCACATTCGATGTCATGATGCCCCAGCGTGGACCTGGAAATACAGCATTCGCCCAATGCTCCGGCTTTGCATGTAGGAGAAAGGTGGTAACACCAGGGGCTTCTGATGTAAGCTTTGCAATTAGCTTTCGGAATACAGTAAGCCTTGGTGTATAGGCAGCAGCATTTAGTAAATCAATAAGCCTCTTTCTCTCAGCTGCACGATAATGGACAAGGACCTGCATTGATAATTAAAATCAGATATACCACATGCTACATTACTTAGATACTTTGTAGTTTAAATTATTCATAATATGACGATGCAAACCTGATTCTTGAAGTTTTCTTTCACATGACGTATACAATATGAGTGGTAAGAATCAGGAAAGTACTTCGGCACGGATTTAATAATGCCCTGATGTCTATCTGTCATAAATGTGAACTGTTGACCACTATACTCAGTACAACTATGAATAGCTTCTTTCAGAAACCGGCAAAACCATTCCCAATTTTCATCACATTCTGTATCTACAACACCATAAGCTATAGGAAACATATCATCATTTCCATCTTTGGAAGTGGCTCCAAGCAATACACCTCCATCCTTATGCTTTATAAATGTGCCATCCATAAAAATCAGAGGACGACATCCTTTTATGAAACCCATTAGTGAAGCATGAAAACAAATGAATAGACGTCTGAATCGACCATCAATTGTTTCATACTCTGCAATGCTGCCGGGGTTGGTCTGACGAATGGCATCGCAATACCAGCGAATCCGTTCATAAGATAGCCGGCTGTTACCATAAAGATCCATCATAGCCACCTCCTTACCACGCCAAGCTTGATGATACGGCAATTCAACACCATATTGTCGTCGAATATCCTTTACAATATCACTCGGCTTATATAACGGCATATCTTGAAGTTGAT
It includes:
- the LOC120104128 gene encoding uncharacterized protein LOC120104128, yielding MASEDTGSSVFMAICSYGSEAVIISISKDTILDQIFKEIVERWRHLSSTMIEVKFYIPNKSKMLVTLMSDKDVRNMHEIHVNLNAKVIEMVVTHSPTLIEGAAVGSSSNFGQVVEETRAAIEEEASQKNSLDDWKNSIEGVGQEFMNVETLRDTIRNYCIAICRDFVFVKNDRDRVTVECVYEGCEWRIHASRLGNGEKFAIKKMHCNHTCGGGLQVRSHPKASKRWVSKIVKDQLQDMPLYKPSDIVKDIRRQYGVELPYHQAWRGKEVAMMDLYGNSRLSYERIRWYCDAIRQTNPGSIAEYETIDGRFRRLFICFHASLMGFIKGCRPLIFMDGTFIKHKDGGVLLGATSKDGNDDMFPIAYGVVDTECDENWEWFCRFLKEAIHSCTEYSGQQFTFMTDRHQGIIKSVPKYFPDSYHSYCIRHVKENFKNQVLVHYRAAERKRLIDLLNAAAYTPRLTVFRKLIAKLTSEAPGVTTFLLHAKPEHWANAVFPGPRWGIMTSNVAESFNSWVLEARHLPVPQMVDHIRIQIMQMMHERCNRGYSIQSQLCPDAEKVLQKNAEDGRRLAVFTSNIMIYDVKDTNYSCKVDLHMCSCSCGEWRIFRMPCKRACACIEKDGRSLYQFTDNCFQAELYRVTYAEAISPIPDM